From a region of the Triticum aestivum cultivar Chinese Spring chromosome 7D, IWGSC CS RefSeq v2.1, whole genome shotgun sequence genome:
- the LOC123169435 gene encoding uncharacterized protein: MAPPATSMADIPDVMLEEIFLRLTAAEDLARASTTCPSFRRVIADHAFLRRYRALHPPPLIGLLQDTFSPAQPPHPSAVAARAFLGFDFSCSSILPSTPGHTWRPVDFFDGRALLVGPPNKEDRQFWVKDLAVCDPIHHRYVLLPAIPDDLKALAPQLDLLTLEAFLAPGQNEEGPLSFRVMCVAQFGCFSVDVKTLQVEFFAELSKHLPGRLYAGFPPSLCAPTI, encoded by the coding sequence ATGGCACCGCCGGCGACGTCCATGGCCGATATACCGGATGTGATGCTCGAGGAAATCTTCCTCCGCCTCACAGCTGCCGAAGACCTCGCCCGCGCCTCCACCACCTGCCCCTCCTTCCGCCGTGTCATCGCCGACCACGCCTTCCTGCGCCGGTACCGCGCTCTCCACCCGCCGCCTCTCATCGGCCTGCTCCAAGACACCTTCAGCCCAGCCCAGCCGCCGCACCCCTCCGCTGTCGCCGCTCGCGCCTTCCTTGGCTTCGACTTCTCCTGCTCATCCATCCTCCCCTCCACCCCCGGCCATACCTGGCGTCCAGTTGATTTCTTTGACGGACGCGCCCTCCTCGTCGGCCCCCCAAACAAAGAAGACCGCCAATTTTGGGTCAAGGACCTCGCTGTGTGCGACCCCATTCACCACCGCTATGTCCTGCTGCCCGCCATTCCAGACGACCTGAAAGCGCTGGCTCCTCAGCTGGACCTCCTCACTCTGGAGGCCTTCCTTGCTCCCGGCCAGAATGAGGAGGGCCCTTTATCATTCAGGGTGATGTGCGTGGCGCAATTTGGATGTTTTTCTGTGGACGTCAAGACATTGCAGGTCGAGTTTTTCGCTGAGCTTAGCAAACACTTACCTGGACGACTATATGCTGGTTTCCCACCATCATTGTGTGCACCAACTATTTGA